In a single window of the Hydrogenobaculum sp. 3684 genome:
- a CDS encoding alpha-amylase/4-alpha-glucanotransferase domain-containing protein, with the protein MLVFGIHCHQPIGNFDYVFEEAYEKAYKPFIDFFYEHEDFKLSAHFSGILFEWFLKNKKDFMNKLADMVQRNQLEIIGGGYYEPILASISKEDRILQIEKLNKFCENTLGKSPKGIWLTERIWDTSVLQTIIELSMDYIIIDDYHIVSAGYPFEEGFYFTEDEGKKVNLVPIDKRLRYKIPFDEPKNVVDFIKSQKTSIIIDDGEKFGIWPYTYKTVYEERWLERFYELLKQENIETKTISEALKDAHKKLVYPASVSYEEMGHWALNYKDAIAYQEAKEQCKRFETFIKGGIWKNFFTKYQESNYMHKRMLEVSKKSSKKRKSSKKDYILKAQCNDAYWHGIFGGIYFPHLRREIWNNIIKADFENGSHEIVKEDIDFDGELEVKLKDKDFIVVVSEKGIIKELSKKEVGNLNVCLSRYKEFYHFISENKDQNEGKTIHELKKDISKYKDLITYDDKPRFFSYDSIDWDLVDVKENAITFQKENNKKIIRIEEGKFTLEYNLKDEINVDINLGIHSISLDPYDIDSNHISFEAFEIGKINIDFSKNQKLKVYPIKTVSQSEKDFDVITQGICISFLAGGELSVEMSC; encoded by the coding sequence ATGCTTGTATTCGGAATTCATTGCCATCAGCCTATAGGAAACTTTGATTACGTATTTGAGGAAGCCTATGAAAAGGCTTATAAACCTTTTATAGATTTTTTTTACGAGCACGAAGATTTTAAGCTTTCAGCACATTTTAGTGGGATTCTTTTTGAATGGTTTTTAAAAAATAAAAAAGATTTTATGAACAAATTGGCAGATATGGTCCAAAGAAATCAACTGGAGATAATAGGCGGTGGTTATTACGAACCTATACTTGCATCCATATCAAAAGAAGATAGAATTCTTCAGATAGAAAAGCTAAACAAATTTTGCGAAAATACACTTGGCAAAAGCCCAAAAGGTATATGGTTAACAGAACGTATATGGGATACTTCGGTTTTACAAACCATAATAGAGCTTTCTATGGATTATATCATAATAGATGATTACCACATAGTTTCTGCTGGTTATCCTTTTGAAGAAGGCTTTTATTTTACAGAAGATGAAGGCAAAAAAGTAAACCTTGTACCCATAGACAAAAGGCTTAGATATAAAATTCCCTTCGATGAACCAAAAAATGTAGTAGATTTTATCAAAAGCCAAAAAACCTCCATCATAATAGACGATGGTGAAAAATTTGGCATATGGCCATACACATATAAAACAGTATACGAAGAAAGATGGTTAGAAAGGTTTTATGAGCTTTTAAAACAAGAAAACATAGAGACCAAAACTATATCTGAAGCCCTAAAGGACGCTCATAAAAAATTGGTTTATCCAGCATCTGTTTCTTATGAAGAAATGGGACATTGGGCGCTAAATTACAAAGATGCTATAGCTTACCAAGAGGCCAAAGAGCAGTGTAAAAGGTTTGAAACGTTTATAAAAGGTGGTATTTGGAAAAACTTTTTCACAAAATATCAAGAATCAAACTACATGCACAAAAGAATGCTTGAGGTTTCAAAAAAATCTTCTAAAAAAAGAAAATCCTCTAAAAAAGATTACATATTAAAAGCCCAGTGCAACGACGCTTATTGGCATGGAATATTTGGCGGCATATATTTTCCTCACTTAAGAAGAGAGATTTGGAACAACATAATAAAAGCTGATTTTGAAAACGGTTCTCATGAAATTGTTAAAGAGGACATAGATTTTGATGGGGAGCTTGAGGTAAAATTAAAAGATAAGGATTTTATAGTGGTGGTATCTGAAAAAGGCATTATCAAGGAGCTTTCCAAAAAAGAGGTAGGCAACCTAAACGTATGTCTATCAAGGTATAAAGAATTTTATCATTTTATAAGCGAAAATAAAGATCAAAACGAAGGTAAAACCATCCATGAATTAAAAAAAGATATATCAAAATACAAAGACCTGATAACTTACGATGATAAACCAAGATTTTTTAGCTATGACAGCATAGACTGGGACCTTGTAGATGTAAAAGAAAACGCTATAACATTTCAAAAAGAAAACAACAAAAAGATTATAAGGATTGAAGAAGGAAAATTTACATTAGAATATAACTTAAAAGACGAAATAAACGTAGATATAAACTTAGGCATTCATAGTATAAGCTTAGACCCCTACGATATTGATTCTAATCATATATCTTTTGAAGCTTTTGAAATAGGTAAAATTAACATAGATTTTTCTAAAAACCAAAAACTAAAAGTATACCCTATAAAGACGGTGTCTCAATCCGAAAAAGATTTCGATGTTATAACTCAAGGCATATGCATTAGCTTTTTAGCTGGAGGTGAATTATCCGTAGAGATGTCATGTTAG
- a CDS encoding HAMP domain-containing sensor histidine kinase, producing the protein MNLTQDILDLQEDPIFLIDKKNFVIFANTSAIKSGFVLPEYNNKSYYEVLRPFNLISSMGLLEENKTIKISYKEKTYVLYKKSLKDTNVFFMRDITNYELYQKAKREFIANASHELKTPLSIIKSVLDIAIEKESDEAMLKFLKKAKNATESMEELINDMLTLSFVESMEDNIKLEDYVDIKSLIQENLEMFQPYIKNKSITIYTDIEPVSIRTNKKLLNIILKNLIDNAIKYNKENGYIKIIVKKQDKLTLTIEDSGIGIAKEHLPFIFERFYSVSKDRSYKSTGLGLAIVKHASKLLKININVSSTPSVGTTFNLTFLES; encoded by the coding sequence ATGAATCTAACACAAGATATTCTTGATTTACAAGAAGATCCTATTTTTTTAATAGACAAGAAAAACTTTGTAATATTTGCAAATACTTCGGCCATAAAAAGCGGATTTGTCTTACCAGAATACAACAACAAATCTTATTATGAGGTCTTAAGACCTTTTAATTTGATATCCAGTATGGGGCTTTTAGAAGAAAACAAAACTATTAAAATAAGCTATAAAGAAAAGACGTATGTTTTGTACAAAAAATCTTTGAAAGACACCAATGTATTTTTTATGAGGGATATAACAAATTATGAGTTATATCAAAAAGCAAAGCGAGAGTTTATAGCGAATGCATCCCACGAGTTAAAAACACCCCTTAGTATTATAAAGAGTGTATTAGATATAGCTATAGAAAAAGAAAGCGATGAAGCTATGTTAAAGTTTTTAAAAAAAGCCAAAAATGCAACAGAATCCATGGAGGAGTTGATAAACGACATGCTTACACTCTCTTTTGTAGAATCCATGGAAGACAATATAAAGCTTGAAGATTATGTAGATATTAAAAGCTTAATACAGGAAAACCTAGAGATGTTTCAACCGTATATAAAAAACAAATCCATAACGATATACACAGATATAGAACCTGTTTCAATCAGAACCAATAAAAAGCTTTTAAACATAATACTAAAAAATCTTATAGATAACGCTATCAAATACAACAAAGAAAATGGATATATAAAGATAATTGTAAAAAAACAAGATAAGCTAACACTTACAATTGAAGATTCTGGTATTGGAATAGCCAAAGAGCATTTGCCTTTTATCTTTGAAAGATTTTACAGCGTGTCAAAAGATAGATCTTATAAAAGTACAGGTCTTGGCCTTGCTATAGTAAAACATGCATCAAAGCTTTTAAAAATAAATATAAACGTATCTTCTACTCCAAGCGTCGGAACTACCTTTAATCTTACATTTTTAGAGTCCTAA
- the hslU gene encoding ATP-dependent protease ATPase subunit HslU: MKNREELLKNLTPKEIVNYLDQYIIGQQEAKKQVAIALRNRWRRQKLPPHIRDEVSPKNILMIGPTGVGKTEIARRLANLIKAPFLKVEATKYTEVGYVGRDVESMIRELVNISYQLVKKERTDGVKDIAREEAIRKVAQKISSLKNVSISEAIYGIKSGKYDDELIEIDIQEKQSMPTIEVMGLQGLEDLDKQIRNLLGGIGGRRKKKLKVKDALNILEQEAAEEFIDKEDLESEAVFLAENFGIVFIDEIDKIAVKHEGVGHSVSREGVQRDLLPIVEGTTVNTKYGPVKTDHILFIAAGAFHMAKPSDLVPELQGRFPIRVELKALSMEDFERILREPQNALTKQYKELLKTENVDIDFTDEAIKEIARIAEYINSKDENIGARRLYTIMEKLVEDISFNAPDMEGQHIIIDDKFVLSKLEDIAKDPEISKYIL, from the coding sequence ATGAAAAATAGGGAAGAGCTTCTTAAAAACCTAACGCCAAAAGAGATAGTAAATTATTTAGACCAGTATATAATAGGCCAGCAAGAAGCTAAAAAACAAGTGGCAATAGCTTTAAGAAATCGCTGGCGTAGGCAAAAACTCCCACCTCATATAAGAGATGAGGTATCTCCTAAGAATATTTTGATGATAGGGCCCACCGGTGTAGGTAAAACGGAGATAGCAAGGAGGTTGGCAAATCTCATAAAGGCACCTTTCTTAAAAGTAGAAGCTACAAAATATACGGAAGTAGGCTATGTAGGAAGAGACGTAGAATCTATGATAAGGGAGCTTGTGAATATCTCTTATCAGCTTGTGAAAAAAGAAAGGACCGACGGAGTTAAAGACATTGCAAGGGAAGAAGCTATAAGAAAAGTGGCTCAAAAGATATCTTCTTTGAAGAATGTAAGTATTTCTGAAGCTATATACGGTATAAAATCCGGTAAATACGACGATGAGTTGATAGAGATAGACATTCAAGAAAAACAAAGCATGCCAACTATAGAGGTAATGGGGCTTCAGGGTTTAGAAGATTTGGACAAACAAATTAGAAATCTACTCGGTGGTATTGGCGGTAGAAGAAAGAAGAAGCTAAAGGTAAAAGATGCTCTAAACATATTGGAGCAAGAAGCGGCAGAGGAGTTTATAGACAAGGAAGATTTAGAGTCTGAGGCTGTTTTTTTGGCTGAAAACTTTGGCATTGTGTTTATAGATGAGATAGACAAAATAGCTGTAAAGCATGAAGGTGTTGGACATAGTGTATCAAGAGAAGGTGTGCAAAGAGATTTACTTCCTATAGTAGAAGGAACCACTGTTAATACCAAATATGGTCCTGTAAAAACCGATCATATACTTTTCATAGCGGCTGGGGCTTTTCATATGGCAAAACCATCAGATTTGGTACCAGAGTTACAAGGTAGGTTTCCTATAAGGGTAGAGCTAAAAGCCCTTAGTATGGAAGATTTTGAGCGAATACTTAGAGAACCTCAAAATGCACTTACAAAGCAATACAAAGAGCTTCTTAAAACCGAGAACGTAGATATAGATTTTACAGATGAAGCGATAAAAGAAATAGCAAGGATAGCGGAGTATATAAATTCTAAAGATGAAAATATAGGTGCTAGAAGGTTGTACACTATAATGGAAAAACTTGTAGAAGACATATCTTTTAACGCTCCTGACATGGAAGGTCAGCATATTATAATAGACGATAAATTTGTGCTTTCAAAGTTAGAAGATATTGCCAAAGATCCTGAGATATCAAAATATATATTATGA
- the yajC gene encoding preprotein translocase subunit YajC → MNGNPMGPILAQLVFIGIIFVIFYFLIIKPQQTQRKKHQEFLSNLKKGDKVITSSGIWGVISDITDDTITLKVDTNTKIKFTKETIIAYQPSKEESKEKEDEK, encoded by the coding sequence ATGAATGGAAATCCAATGGGACCGATTTTAGCGCAGTTGGTATTTATAGGTATAATATTTGTAATATTTTACTTTCTTATTATTAAACCACAGCAGACTCAAAGAAAAAAACATCAAGAGTTTTTATCAAATCTGAAAAAAGGTGATAAAGTTATCACATCATCTGGTATATGGGGTGTTATATCTGATATAACTGATGACACCATAACGTTAAAGGTGGATACCAACACAAAGATAAAGTTTACAAAAGAAACAATAATAGCATATCAACCTTCAAAAGAAGAATCAAAAGAGAAAGAAGATGAAAAATAG
- a CDS encoding NAD(P)/FAD-dependent oxidoreductase produces MPKKFKTEVLIIGGGLAGSSAAHQLAKKGVDVIIVDSRKTIGVPVQCAEFIPKQLMQKKFEDYFRNSVVQEIENMLTIEPDNRRVYSDSKGVMVDRKVFDANIFQEAIKSGARAFLKTIFIGFYDKNTAILKAKDDVYYVEFDYLIGADGPRSMVMEKVFSKKHELAVCAQRRCRLKEPLKDIVIVFREYIRGGYGWIFPKNNYANVGIGIDTAFKDDPKYVLELFIKDAVSMGFIENDCNESSGGFLPLDGIDTLVSSNVALCGDAGGFCHPITGGGIPQAVVSGNMLAQYILENDLESFEEESKEIYGITNEKAYKKRKKYMKEWNNIKYILPYIWVAYEDYWKNI; encoded by the coding sequence ATGCCAAAAAAGTTTAAAACAGAAGTTCTTATAATAGGTGGAGGACTTGCTGGTTCAAGCGCTGCTCACCAGCTTGCCAAAAAAGGTGTTGATGTAATCATTGTAGACTCAAGGAAAACTATAGGTGTGCCAGTCCAATGTGCTGAGTTTATTCCAAAACAGCTTATGCAAAAAAAGTTTGAAGACTACTTTAGAAATTCAGTAGTTCAAGAGATAGAAAATATGCTTACTATAGAACCGGACAACAGAAGAGTGTATTCAGACTCAAAAGGTGTTATGGTGGATAGAAAGGTTTTTGATGCAAATATTTTTCAAGAAGCGATAAAAAGCGGAGCAAGAGCTTTTTTAAAAACAATATTTATAGGCTTTTATGATAAAAATACCGCTATATTAAAAGCCAAAGACGATGTATATTATGTGGAGTTTGATTATCTTATAGGGGCTGATGGACCTCGCTCAATGGTGATGGAAAAGGTGTTTTCAAAAAAGCATGAGTTAGCGGTGTGTGCTCAAAGAAGATGCAGGCTAAAAGAACCGTTAAAAGACATAGTTATAGTGTTTAGAGAGTATATTAGAGGTGGTTATGGGTGGATATTTCCAAAAAATAACTATGCAAATGTAGGTATTGGTATAGATACAGCTTTTAAAGATGATCCAAAATATGTGTTGGAGCTTTTTATAAAAGATGCGGTATCTATGGGTTTTATAGAAAACGATTGCAATGAAAGTTCAGGTGGGTTTTTGCCTTTGGATGGTATAGATACTTTGGTAAGTTCTAATGTGGCTTTGTGTGGAGACGCTGGAGGATTTTGTCATCCTATAACAGGTGGTGGCATACCTCAGGCGGTTGTCTCAGGCAATATGCTTGCACAATACATATTGGAAAACGATTTGGAATCCTTTGAAGAAGAGTCAAAAGAAATATACGGTATTACCAATGAAAAAGCGTATAAAAAAAGAAAAAAATATATGAAAGAATGGAATAATATAAAATATATATTACCGTATATCTGGGTAGCTTATGAAGATTACTGGAAAAATATTTAA
- a CDS encoding HU family DNA-binding protein, giving the protein MKKSDIIKQIDKYTNYSQKDIKLVIEYFLDAIMEGLIQDERIELRRLGIFLLKKKPSKMVINPRTGVQTLVSERYLPYFKMGKYIKKELNKHQANAKKV; this is encoded by the coding sequence ATGAAGAAATCAGATATTATTAAACAAATAGATAAGTATACGAATTATAGCCAAAAGGATATAAAGCTTGTGATAGAGTACTTTTTAGATGCTATAATGGAAGGCCTTATACAAGATGAACGTATAGAATTAAGAAGATTAGGTATTTTTTTATTGAAGAAAAAACCTTCTAAAATGGTTATAAATCCAAGAACTGGCGTTCAAACACTGGTATCAGAACGCTACTTACCATATTTTAAAATGGGTAAATACATCAAGAAAGAATTAAACAAACATCAGGCAAATGCCAAAAAAGTTTAA
- the glmS gene encoding glutamine--fructose-6-phosphate transaminase (isomerizing) has translation MCGIVGYVGNSEALPILLSSLERLEYRGYDSAGIALIEDNDIFVQKEVGKIRELVKALWGRTSKSNCGIGHTRWATHGVPSIENAHPHTDPTNSFAIVHNGIIENYKELKEELIREGYTFKSQTDTEVIVHLIAKYYKGDLLEATKRAVELLRGAFAFAVITKYEPERIIGVKQGSPLVIGIGENENFLASDIPAILPYTKQIIVLEDKEIADISKTGVSIYDFNGIIKTKHPIFVPWDIVSAEKSGYKHFMLKEIYEQPRVISDTVRGFLSEEINFPFDINSINRIVMSACGSSYNASLIGKYLIEKYARIPVEVGYASEQRYEDIPIDENTLFIAVSQSGETADTRFAAQYAKENGAKVLSIVNVVGSSLDRESDYSIYTHAGPEIGVAATKTFSAQIAVLYGLSVFMGYAKGLLTYEEYANKIDMLAHVPSKMEDFLQSVDLNDSVYRELSNAKNAIYLGRGLSFPIALEGALKLKEISYIHAEGYAAGEMKHGPIALIDENMPVIFVAPKDKLYEKAVSNIEEVLARKAKLIVIGNASDEHLRNISKHFIGIPDIEEQDLYPLLTVLPLQLIAYEVANRLGLDVDQPRNLAKTVTVE, from the coding sequence ATGTGTGGTATAGTAGGATATGTAGGAAACTCTGAAGCTTTACCTATTTTGCTAAGTTCATTAGAAAGACTTGAATACAGAGGTTATGATTCCGCTGGTATAGCCCTTATAGAAGACAACGATATATTTGTTCAAAAAGAGGTTGGTAAAATAAGGGAGTTGGTAAAAGCTCTATGGGGCAGAACTTCTAAATCAAATTGTGGTATAGGTCATACCAGATGGGCAACCCACGGTGTTCCTTCAATAGAGAACGCACATCCACACACTGATCCTACAAACTCTTTCGCTATAGTACACAATGGCATAATAGAAAACTATAAAGAGCTAAAAGAAGAGCTTATAAGAGAGGGTTATACATTTAAATCCCAAACTGATACAGAGGTTATAGTTCATTTAATAGCAAAATATTATAAAGGTGATTTGCTTGAAGCCACCAAAAGAGCCGTTGAACTTTTAAGAGGGGCTTTTGCTTTTGCGGTTATTACAAAGTATGAACCAGAGCGGATAATAGGTGTTAAACAAGGTAGTCCTCTTGTGATAGGTATTGGAGAAAATGAAAACTTTTTAGCTTCTGATATTCCAGCAATTCTTCCTTATACAAAGCAAATAATTGTTTTAGAAGATAAAGAGATAGCAGATATCTCAAAAACAGGCGTAAGCATTTACGATTTTAACGGTATAATTAAAACTAAACATCCTATATTTGTTCCCTGGGATATAGTATCAGCGGAAAAGTCTGGATACAAACACTTCATGTTAAAAGAAATATACGAACAACCAAGGGTAATATCAGATACCGTAAGGGGATTTTTATCTGAAGAGATAAATTTTCCATTCGATATAAACAGCATAAATAGAATTGTTATGAGCGCTTGCGGTAGCTCTTACAATGCATCTTTGATAGGTAAGTATCTGATAGAAAAGTATGCTAGAATACCAGTGGAAGTGGGCTATGCTTCAGAACAAAGATATGAAGATATTCCAATTGATGAGAATACACTTTTTATAGCTGTATCGCAGTCTGGAGAAACTGCTGATACAAGGTTTGCGGCTCAATACGCCAAAGAAAACGGTGCAAAAGTTTTATCGATAGTAAACGTAGTGGGTAGTTCTTTAGACAGAGAGAGCGATTATAGTATCTATACGCATGCAGGTCCAGAGATAGGTGTAGCCGCTACAAAAACATTCAGCGCTCAAATAGCTGTGTTATACGGTTTATCTGTTTTTATGGGCTATGCTAAAGGTCTATTAACTTACGAAGAGTATGCAAATAAGATCGATATGTTGGCTCATGTGCCGTCAAAGATGGAAGATTTTCTTCAAAGTGTCGATTTAAACGACAGCGTTTATAGGGAACTATCGAATGCTAAAAATGCAATATATTTAGGAAGAGGACTTTCTTTCCCAATAGCCTTAGAAGGGGCTCTGAAGTTAAAAGAGATATCTTATATACATGCAGAAGGATACGCCGCCGGTGAGATGAAGCACGGTCCTATAGCTTTAATTGATGAAAATATGCCAGTTATATTCGTAGCGCCAAAGGATAAGCTGTACGAAAAAGCGGTTTCCAATATAGAAGAGGTTTTAGCTAGAAAAGCAAAGCTTATAGTGATAGGGAACGCTTCGGATGAGCATTTAAGAAATATATCAAAGCATTTCATAGGTATACCAGATATAGAAGAGCAAGACCTGTATCCTCTTTTGACTGTGCTTCCTCTTCAGCTTATAGCATACGAAGTGGCAAACAGGCTAGGGCTTGATGTAGACCAACCAAGAAATCTAGCGAAGACTGTAACTGTAGAATAA
- the mqnE gene encoding aminofutalosine synthase MqnE, with amino-acid sequence MIELLEDKEVSFLLEKALNKERLTEEEAVFLYKNAPLSALGYVANELNKEKNQDRAFFIVNRYLNPTNICVYKCKFCSFGVSKSDERAFELSIDEVLRKIENSYKNGITEVHIVGGLPPHWEREDYVNMIKAVKEHFPDIVIKAYTAVEIDHIAKISKSTYEDVLLELKEAGLSLLPGGGAEIFADRVRNIIAPNKANAEEYLEIHETAHRLGIPSNVTMLYGHIETIEERVDHMKRIRDLQDKTGGFQVFIPLAYHPKGTALGGDRTSSVDDLKTIAMSRIFLDNFDNIKAYWITLGEKLAQIALNFGANDIDGTLEEELVVHAAGSTETYGKTIDKLVSIIKGASKIPVQRDSFYNIIKVYN; translated from the coding sequence ATGATTGAGCTTTTAGAGGATAAAGAAGTATCTTTTCTTTTAGAAAAAGCCTTAAACAAAGAAAGATTGACAGAAGAAGAGGCTGTTTTTTTATATAAAAATGCTCCGTTAAGCGCTTTAGGGTATGTAGCAAACGAATTAAACAAAGAAAAAAATCAAGACAGAGCTTTTTTTATAGTAAACAGATATTTAAACCCTACAAACATATGTGTATACAAATGTAAGTTTTGTAGTTTCGGTGTTTCAAAATCAGACGAGAGGGCTTTTGAACTTAGCATAGACGAGGTGTTAAGAAAAATAGAAAACTCTTACAAAAACGGCATAACAGAGGTACACATAGTTGGCGGATTGCCACCGCATTGGGAAAGAGAAGATTACGTGAATATGATAAAAGCTGTAAAAGAACATTTTCCAGATATAGTTATAAAAGCTTATACAGCTGTTGAAATAGATCATATAGCAAAAATATCAAAATCTACTTACGAAGATGTGCTTCTTGAATTAAAAGAAGCTGGCTTGTCTTTGTTGCCAGGAGGTGGTGCCGAGATATTTGCCGATAGGGTAAGAAACATAATAGCACCAAACAAAGCTAACGCAGAAGAATACCTTGAAATCCATGAAACTGCCCATAGACTCGGTATTCCCTCAAACGTTACTATGCTTTACGGGCATATAGAAACCATAGAAGAAAGAGTAGATCATATGAAAAGAATAAGAGATTTGCAAGACAAAACTGGAGGTTTTCAAGTGTTTATACCTTTAGCTTATCATCCAAAAGGCACAGCGCTTGGTGGTGATAGGACATCATCTGTGGATGATCTTAAAACTATAGCGATGTCAAGGATTTTTCTAGATAACTTTGATAATATAAAAGCATATTGGATAACCTTAGGAGAAAAGTTAGCTCAGATAGCTCTAAATTTTGGCGCAAACGACATAGATGGAACTTTAGAAGAAGAACTTGTAGTCCATGCGGCTGGTTCTACAGAAACTTACGGTAAAACAATAGACAAGCTTGTAAGCATTATAAAAGGAGCTTCCAAGATTCCTGTGCAAAGAGACTCTTTTTATAATATAATAAAAGTTTATAATTAA
- a CDS encoding HemK/PrmC family methyltransferase: MNISALIKQSTLSLRDTLLVLEHVSGLDKNYIFLNQDKIELNQDVLEAFKSILSKIQNGMPLQYAIGKWWFFGEEFIIEPPVLIPRPETEIVVEEAMKFARQFKVGFEPFVGSGMISIVLLKHSPHLKMVATDINKKACELTLKNAKLHKVEDRLLVVCSDVAKAIKIEKVDFLVANPPYIPTNVLNTLEKSVLEYEDIKALDGKEEGLFFYKELKSLGIKPMILEIGHDQEQAIKDLFGNVDIIYDYSNNPRVAIIR; this comes from the coding sequence ATGAACATATCAGCGCTAATCAAACAAAGCACTCTAAGCCTTAGAGATACCCTTCTTGTTCTTGAACACGTAAGCGGTTTAGATAAAAATTATATATTCTTAAATCAGGATAAGATAGAGCTAAATCAAGATGTTTTGGAGGCTTTTAAAAGCATATTATCAAAAATCCAAAACGGCATGCCCCTTCAATACGCCATTGGAAAATGGTGGTTTTTTGGAGAAGAGTTTATAATAGAACCACCTGTATTGATACCAAGACCAGAAACGGAAATTGTTGTAGAAGAGGCTATGAAGTTTGCAAGGCAGTTCAAAGTGGGTTTTGAGCCTTTTGTAGGAAGTGGTATGATAAGCATTGTACTTTTAAAGCATAGTCCCCATCTTAAGATGGTAGCAACAGATATAAACAAAAAAGCCTGTGAGTTAACGTTAAAAAATGCAAAACTTCACAAAGTAGAAGATAGGTTGTTGGTGGTCTGTTCTGATGTAGCAAAAGCTATAAAAATAGAAAAAGTTGATTTTTTAGTGGCAAATCCACCTTATATACCAACAAATGTTCTAAATACTCTTGAAAAAAGCGTATTGGAGTATGAAGATATAAAAGCTTTAGATGGTAAAGAAGAAGGTCTTTTTTTCTACAAGGAGCTTAAATCTTTAGGTATAAAGCCTATGATACTGGAAATAGGGCACGATCAAGAGCAGGCCATAAAAGATTTATTCGGGAATGTAGATATAATTTACGACTATTCAAATAATCCAAGGGTTGCCATAATAAGATGA
- the secG gene encoding preprotein translocase subunit SecG, protein MGLLYYILVVLFIIIALFLIVLVLLQKSKGDIGAAFGGATARSIFGVGGVDTILTKGTYWFTAIFMVLAIAIAILTDVRNNSSIMQNEHISANQTKHSKP, encoded by the coding sequence ATGGGGCTTTTGTATTATATATTGGTGGTGCTTTTTATTATAATAGCTTTATTCTTGATAGTACTTGTGCTTTTACAGAAATCAAAAGGTGATATAGGTGCGGCTTTTGGAGGGGCTACTGCAAGATCTATATTTGGTGTGGGTGGTGTTGATACGATACTAACAAAGGGTACTTATTGGTTTACGGCTATTTTTATGGTGCTTGCGATAGCTATAGCAATATTAACAGATGTAAGAAACAACTCTTCTATCATGCAAAATGAACATATCAGCGCTAATCAAACAAAGCACTCTAAGCCTTAG
- a CDS encoding 6-carboxyhexanoate--CoA ligase encodes MQDLISIRMRASFKNAHISGAERICKKEKVSQIINEFLKRPKFYDFISIKTEEVKDVEFIKTPSIRSFDFKSVEEARTFARALLENAGIKKDIASVVIELISKGAAFGKNMRGAMIIDIDTGIRLEENKEKGIRTIKVDWEDRDLAKQKLLSSGYKITDRALDALALVSKNIRCGILAEVCWSDDTDYTTGYVVVNKTYHRINPMKHFGDPFGGRAYFIKAENLKDVINCLRNKAFLVRL; translated from the coding sequence ATGCAGGATCTTATATCTATAAGGATGAGAGCCTCCTTTAAAAATGCTCATATTTCTGGAGCAGAAAGGATATGTAAGAAAGAAAAAGTTTCGCAAATTATAAATGAGTTTCTCAAAAGGCCGAAGTTTTATGATTTTATAAGCATAAAAACAGAAGAGGTAAAAGATGTTGAATTTATAAAGACGCCTTCTATAAGAAGTTTTGATTTTAAAAGCGTTGAAGAGGCAAGGACTTTTGCTAGAGCGCTTCTTGAAAACGCAGGTATAAAAAAGGATATAGCAAGTGTTGTGATAGAGCTTATTTCTAAAGGAGCGGCTTTCGGTAAAAATATGAGAGGTGCCATGATCATAGATATTGATACTGGTATTAGGCTTGAAGAAAACAAAGAAAAGGGCATAAGGACCATAAAAGTAGATTGGGAAGATAGAGATTTGGCAAAACAAAAACTGTTATCTTCTGGCTATAAAATAACAGACAGAGCTTTAGACGCTCTTGCCCTTGTATCGAAGAATATAAGATGCGGTATTTTAGCAGAAGTGTGTTGGAGTGACGATACTGATTATACCACTGGCTACGTGGTTGTAAACAAAACTTATCACCGCATAAATCCAATGAAACATTTTGGAGATCCTTTTGGTGGAAGGGCTTATTTTATAAAAGCTGAAAACCTAAAAGATGTAATAAATTGTTTAAGAAATAAGGCATTTTTGGTAAGGCTTTGA